The Peribacillus sp. FSL E2-0218 genome contains a region encoding:
- a CDS encoding HAMP domain-containing sensor histidine kinase, producing the protein MGMISFLLLVGISVSPISWKENPYEMTFQVILISGMIISLLFFIKTEGNFYKRLFISLITVYLYSKFWVFPDTAIMLALFALAPLIPIFLFDKIGFYIVATLNIILGPAFILIISHTDLQNTYEYVSLDSFGNILNFIAIQIILVFVFIGTHNRMESTNAFQKEIQQAKQLSSVGQLAATIAHEIRNPITVVKGFAQLLDQEKELNETEKFYVQTMLTELEYTQVIINDYLSLAKPHTGDKQVIGLNDEIQKVSDLLTSFANNRNIGFRLDFRCNLQLNMNPIELKQILVNIMKNGIESMNDAGFINVETEQERHMAKIRITDTGIGLSKDQLEALGTPFYSLKDRGTGIGLTVCYSIVQKYKGKIVVHSELNKGTSFTIHLPFYKETK; encoded by the coding sequence ATGGGCATGATATCCTTTTTACTATTGGTAGGCATATCCGTATCACCCATCAGTTGGAAGGAAAATCCTTACGAAATGACTTTTCAGGTCATCCTCATATCTGGAATGATCATATCTTTGCTATTTTTCATTAAAACAGAAGGCAACTTTTATAAAAGATTATTCATTTCCTTAATCACTGTTTATTTATATAGTAAATTCTGGGTATTTCCTGATACCGCAATCATGCTGGCATTATTTGCATTAGCGCCCTTGATTCCAATCTTTCTCTTCGATAAAATCGGTTTTTATATTGTCGCGACGTTAAATATCATATTAGGTCCTGCTTTCATCCTTATCATTTCGCATACAGATCTTCAAAACACTTATGAATATGTCTCCTTGGATAGCTTTGGAAACATATTGAATTTCATTGCCATCCAAATCATATTGGTATTTGTATTCATTGGAACCCATAATCGGATGGAATCGACAAATGCCTTCCAGAAGGAAATTCAGCAAGCCAAGCAATTGAGTTCGGTTGGTCAGCTTGCTGCGACCATTGCGCATGAGATCCGGAATCCCATTACAGTCGTGAAAGGGTTTGCCCAACTATTAGATCAAGAGAAAGAACTGAATGAAACGGAAAAATTTTATGTACAAACCATGCTTACTGAACTTGAATATACACAGGTAATCATCAATGACTATTTATCCTTGGCAAAGCCGCATACGGGTGATAAACAGGTCATTGGCTTAAATGATGAAATCCAGAAGGTTTCCGATTTATTGACCAGCTTTGCCAATAATCGCAATATAGGCTTCCGCCTTGATTTCCGCTGTAACCTACAATTGAATATGAATCCAATCGAGCTTAAACAAATACTCGTCAATATCATGAAAAACGGAATTGAATCAATGAACGATGCTGGTTTCATCAATGTCGAAACCGAGCAGGAGCGCCATATGGCCAAAATACGAATAACGGATACTGGCATCGGCCTTTCCAAAGATCAGCTCGAAGCTCTAGGAACTCCGTTTTATTCGCTGAAAGATAGGGGAACAGGCATCGGGTTGACCGTTTGTTATTCCATCGTTCAAAAATACAAAGGGAAAATCGTCGTCCACAGCGAATTGAACAAAGGGACATCCTTCACGATTCATTTGCCTTTTTATAAAGAAACCAAATAA